From the genome of Bradyrhizobium sp. SZCCHNS1050, one region includes:
- a CDS encoding TolC family outer membrane protein, protein MSFSPALGAEPFTIQDAINQAVKTNPGVGEAAANRRATEAELRQSQGTLLPQVRLDASAGPEMLKQYVSPAPSNNGRYLRGREAGVVVRQLLFDGFSSINEVWRQAARVDAAAYRVLERTELIGLDAAEAYVDVVRYSRLVALAEKNLKVHLELRKNVLARFQGGRAGEGDTQQAEERVAAAQAVLEEFRLSLEVARAKYRKVVGVEPYNLRFPGRLSDMPRDKAESLDIAYKFNPTLRAAAADVTAAKRGFDATTGTFLPTLSLEGRATTGKESITYNNRYDEVSGKVVASWDIFNGGQNSWRREEAAQRMIQEQQKHARLQRDALESIDKAWAARIITADRVSALVRDVEAARRTFVAYNKEYELGQRTLIDLLNSQNQYFNANVSLVSARGVVVFADYQLLAAMGQMLNYLKTGHPPETEPVDTPSGFIGYSLAPIRLSAPAPGPQPLSSAGPVPMFGLHDGTSKHPAPITFGDRWASSDPEDTTLFVASGKYGGYAQSPNGHAPK, encoded by the coding sequence ATGAGCTTTAGCCCGGCATTGGGCGCTGAGCCGTTCACCATCCAGGACGCCATAAACCAGGCGGTGAAGACCAATCCCGGTGTCGGAGAGGCCGCCGCCAATCGGCGGGCCACCGAAGCCGAGCTTCGCCAGTCCCAGGGGACGCTGCTGCCGCAGGTCCGGCTCGATGCGAGCGCCGGACCGGAGATGCTCAAGCAGTATGTCTCGCCGGCGCCGAGCAACAATGGCCGCTACCTGCGCGGCCGCGAGGCCGGCGTGGTGGTCCGTCAATTGCTGTTCGATGGCTTTTCCTCGATCAATGAAGTGTGGCGACAGGCCGCGCGGGTCGATGCCGCCGCGTACCGCGTGCTGGAGCGAACCGAACTGATTGGTCTCGATGCCGCCGAAGCCTATGTCGACGTGGTGCGTTACTCCAGGCTGGTCGCTCTGGCCGAGAAGAACCTCAAGGTTCATCTCGAACTGCGCAAGAACGTGCTGGCCCGTTTCCAGGGCGGCCGGGCCGGCGAGGGCGACACGCAGCAGGCCGAGGAACGGGTTGCGGCAGCGCAGGCCGTGCTCGAGGAATTCCGTCTCAGCCTCGAAGTGGCGCGCGCGAAGTACCGCAAGGTCGTCGGCGTCGAGCCTTATAACCTGCGTTTCCCCGGCCGGCTGTCCGACATGCCGCGGGACAAGGCGGAATCGCTCGACATCGCCTACAAGTTCAATCCGACCCTGCGCGCTGCCGCGGCGGATGTGACGGCCGCCAAGCGGGGATTCGATGCCACCACCGGCACCTTCCTGCCGACGCTTTCGCTCGAAGGCCGCGCGACGACCGGCAAGGAATCGATCACCTACAACAATCGTTACGACGAGGTCAGCGGCAAGGTCGTTGCATCCTGGGATATCTTCAACGGCGGCCAGAACAGCTGGCGCCGCGAAGAAGCCGCGCAGCGGATGATCCAGGAGCAGCAGAAGCATGCTCGTCTGCAGCGCGACGCGCTGGAGTCGATCGACAAGGCCTGGGCGGCCCGGATCATCACCGCCGATCGCGTCTCAGCTCTTGTCCGCGATGTCGAAGCGGCCCGCCGCACGTTCGTCGCCTACAACAAGGAGTATGAGCTCGGCCAGCGCACGCTGATCGATCTCTTGAACTCCCAGAACCAGTACTTCAACGCCAACGTGTCGCTGGTGTCGGCGCGCGGTGTGGTGGTGTTTGCCGACTATCAGCTGCTCGCCGCGATGGGCCAGATGCTGAACTACCTGAAGACCGGGCATCCGCCGGAGACCGAGCCGGTGGACACGCCGAGCGGCTTCATCGGCTACAGTCTGGCGCCCATTCGGCTGAGTGCGCCGGCGCCCGGACCGCAGCCGCTGAGCTCCGCCGGTCCGGTGCCGATGTTCGGCCTGCATGACGGTACGTCGAAGCATCCCGCGCCGATTACCTTTGGCGATCGGTGGGCCTCGAGCGATCCCGAGGATACGACGCTGTTCGTCGCGTCCGGAAAATACGGCGGATACGCTCAGAGCCCCAACGGGCACGCGCCGAAATAG
- the rlmB gene encoding 23S rRNA (guanosine(2251)-2'-O)-methyltransferase RlmB codes for MSERDRKPPFRRPGGKFSGKPRGFERPQPWRERDQDSDAPVILYGWHTVTLALANPKRRIRKLYLTENAARRLADERIETRVTPEIVRPSQIDQRLGPDAVHQGLLAEAEPLPSPDIDTLAAEGLILVLDQITDPHNVGAILRSAAAFGVKAIVTTARHSPEATGVLAKSASGALELVPIITVQNLARALTRLNERGFQTVGLDSAGEEDIAAVALREPLALVLGAEGKGLRQLTRETCSVVARLDMPGAIKSLNVSNAAVLALYIGASRLGLMSK; via the coding sequence ATGAGCGAACGCGATCGAAAGCCCCCTTTTCGCCGTCCGGGCGGTAAATTCTCCGGCAAACCGCGCGGATTCGAGCGCCCCCAGCCGTGGCGGGAGCGCGACCAGGACTCGGATGCCCCCGTCATTCTCTATGGCTGGCACACCGTGACCCTGGCGCTCGCCAATCCGAAGCGGCGGATTCGCAAGCTTTACCTGACCGAGAACGCCGCCAGGCGGCTTGCCGACGAGCGGATCGAGACGCGGGTGACGCCCGAGATCGTGCGCCCCAGCCAGATCGACCAGCGGCTCGGTCCGGACGCCGTGCACCAGGGCCTGTTGGCGGAGGCCGAGCCCCTGCCCTCGCCGGACATCGACACGCTCGCGGCCGAGGGACTGATCCTGGTGCTCGACCAGATCACCGACCCGCACAATGTCGGCGCAATCTTGCGCTCGGCAGCGGCGTTCGGCGTAAAGGCAATCGTGACCACCGCCCGCCACAGTCCGGAGGCCACCGGTGTACTGGCCAAGTCCGCATCGGGCGCCCTGGAGCTGGTGCCGATCATCACGGTGCAGAACCTCGCACGCGCGCTGACGCGGCTGAACGAGCGCGGCTTTCAGACGGTGGGGCTGGACAGCGCGGGCGAGGAGGACATCGCGGCGGTCGCCTTGCGCGAGCCGCTCGCACTGGTGCTGGGCGCCGAGGGCAAGGGCCTGCGGCAATTGACGCGCGAGACCTGCAGCGTCGTGGCGCGGCTCGACATGCCCGGCGCGATCAAGAGCCTCAACGTCTCCAATGCCGCCGTGCTCGCGCTCTATATCGGCGCGAGCCGGCTCGGCTTGATGTCAAAATGA
- a CDS encoding DUF2147 domain-containing protein: MTLRFVLRVGLRIVVGLLLSMAEGRGHAAPVGDPFGTWLTEDGRARVRVERCGAMADRVCGYIVWMKETADAKGQPFRDRLNPDPARRGRLLLGHQMLLGLKLNADGRHSGEVYNAEDGKTYAVSIWREGPKMLAVKGCLLGLFCATQGWVLVTDQVPGQLIGATGEGGGPLPDPEWTAPRPPSATGIARPAVRTRAN; the protein is encoded by the coding sequence ATGACATTGAGATTCGTTCTGCGCGTCGGCTTACGCATCGTCGTCGGCCTGCTGCTGTCGATGGCGGAGGGCCGCGGTCACGCCGCTCCCGTCGGCGATCCGTTCGGCACATGGTTGACCGAGGACGGCCGCGCCCGCGTCCGCGTCGAGCGCTGTGGCGCGATGGCCGACCGCGTCTGCGGCTACATCGTGTGGATGAAGGAGACGGCGGATGCCAAGGGGCAGCCGTTCCGCGACCGGCTGAATCCCGATCCGGCCAGGCGCGGCCGTCTGCTGCTGGGCCACCAGATGCTGCTCGGCCTGAAGCTGAACGCCGACGGCCGCCACAGCGGCGAGGTCTACAACGCCGAGGACGGCAAGACCTATGCCGTCTCGATCTGGCGCGAGGGCCCGAAGATGCTGGCGGTCAAGGGCTGTCTGCTCGGGCTGTTCTGCGCGACGCAAGGCTGGGTGCTGGTCACGGATCAGGTGCCCGGCCAACTCATCGGAGCGACCGGCGAGGGCGGCGGGCCGTTGCCGGATCCAGAGTGGACTGCGCCCAGGCCGCCGTCGGCGACCGGCATCGCCAGACCCGCGGTCAGGACGAGGGCGAATTGA
- a CDS encoding TetR/AcrR family transcriptional regulator, with protein sequence MDNPSRSERSRKAALTAALAIIARDGPGRLTLDAIARESGLSKGGLMHQFPNKEAVLKALLEQQFLHFDEFASRYRAGAGKAADQPELATQIAISRELIAQQYSVAQAMLGALAQEPGLLADARAKDAERVAEIRGEADDADLAVLRWAAARGLALMTMLRVSPLEQPDLDRLFARLLDDQQWTAFRQAGTTGER encoded by the coding sequence ATGGACAACCCTTCACGCTCCGAGCGGTCGCGCAAGGCCGCGCTCACCGCCGCCCTCGCCATCATCGCCCGCGATGGTCCGGGGCGGCTGACGCTCGACGCCATCGCCCGCGAGAGCGGGCTGAGCAAGGGCGGCCTGATGCACCAGTTTCCCAACAAGGAAGCGGTGCTCAAGGCTCTGCTGGAACAGCAATTCCTGCATTTCGACGAATTCGCCAGCAGGTACAGGGCTGGAGCCGGCAAAGCGGCTGATCAGCCCGAACTCGCGACGCAGATTGCGATCTCGCGGGAGCTGATCGCCCAGCAATATTCGGTGGCTCAGGCCATGCTCGGGGCGCTCGCCCAGGAGCCGGGATTGCTGGCCGATGCCCGTGCCAAGGATGCCGAGAGAGTAGCCGAGATCCGCGGCGAGGCCGATGACGCTGATCTCGCGGTCCTGCGATGGGCGGCGGCACGTGGGCTTGCCTTGATGACGATGCTGCGCGTCTCGCCGCTGGAGCAGCCGGACCTGGACCGTCTGTTTGCCCGCCTGCTCGACGACCAACAATGGACTGCATTCCGGCAGGCCGGGACGACCGGGGAGCGATGA
- a CDS encoding DUF6719 family protein, whose protein sequence is MRILVSVLLLSAAVLPCSAQTVLKTEPLMLAPYEVALVQTASCPSGKVLKVTGAIRGVSRKRACVALPAETASLATATP, encoded by the coding sequence ATGCGTATCTTGGTGTCCGTGCTGTTGTTGTCGGCGGCTGTTTTGCCGTGCTCCGCCCAGACCGTTCTGAAGACCGAACCGTTGATGCTGGCCCCCTACGAGGTGGCGCTGGTGCAAACCGCGTCCTGCCCGTCGGGCAAGGTGCTGAAGGTGACCGGTGCGATCCGCGGTGTCAGCCGCAAGCGTGCCTGTGTCGCCCTTCCGGCCGAAACGGCATCGCTGGCGACGGCGACGCCCTGA
- a CDS encoding porin family protein, producing MKRFLFSAVALTTLAAPAFAADMPPRTYTKAPVYTPPQAIYNWTGFYLGGHLGGAFAGNNSLEGNNGRFLGGVQGGFDYQFAPNWVLGIEAQYSWMDRNTTNFGFPGAAVVTSTGANQLGSVTGRLGYTWGPALLYAKGGYAWRDGNNLGVSVAGVPTGFTTSGNSKDGYTVGAGLEYMFAPNWSAKAEYQYYNFGNTTFTGGPAPVVGSRFNSDEHTVKVGVNYRFGWGGPAASKY from the coding sequence ATGAAGCGGTTTTTATTCAGTGCAGTGGCTTTGACCACATTGGCTGCCCCGGCTTTCGCCGCCGATATGCCTCCGCGCACCTACACCAAGGCGCCGGTCTACACGCCGCCTCAGGCGATCTACAACTGGACCGGCTTCTATCTCGGTGGTCACCTCGGCGGCGCCTTCGCGGGCAATAACAGCCTGGAAGGCAACAACGGCCGCTTCCTGGGCGGCGTGCAGGGCGGCTTCGACTACCAGTTCGCCCCGAACTGGGTGCTCGGCATCGAAGCCCAGTACAGCTGGATGGATCGCAATACGACCAATTTCGGCTTCCCGGGGGCTGCGGTCGTGACCTCGACCGGCGCCAACCAACTCGGCTCGGTCACCGGCCGTCTCGGCTACACCTGGGGACCGGCGTTGCTCTATGCCAAGGGCGGTTATGCCTGGCGGGACGGCAACAATCTCGGGGTGAGCGTCGCCGGCGTGCCGACGGGCTTCACCACGTCCGGCAATAGCAAGGACGGCTACACCGTCGGCGCCGGCCTCGAATACATGTTCGCGCCGAACTGGTCGGCCAAGGCTGAGTACCAGTACTACAATTTCGGCAATACGACCTTCACGGGTGGGCCGGCTCCGGTTGTGGGCAGCCGCTTCAACAGCGACGAGCATACGGTCAAGGTCGGGGTGAATTACCGCTTCGGCTGGGGCGGACCAGCCGCCAGCAAGTACTAA
- a CDS encoding tetratricopeptide repeat protein gives MKKSALRIATLALFSMAVASGPLLLSKAYAAGSDTPSSPPASDSGKKKKDKSSSIEDPKFLAAYRTAYTSIYDRGDYATAIQQLKALNREDVADVANLIGYSYRKLGNYQASKQYYEQALADDPNHVRTWQYYGLWQLEQGNREQAKYHLDKVAQLAGTNSPEYRSLADALEKQPGTGLVY, from the coding sequence ATGAAAAAGTCTGCGCTCAGGATTGCCACGCTGGCTCTGTTCTCGATGGCCGTGGCCTCCGGGCCGCTGCTTCTGTCGAAGGCCTATGCCGCGGGCAGCGATACCCCGTCGTCGCCGCCGGCGTCGGATTCGGGCAAGAAGAAGAAGGACAAGAGCTCGAGCATCGAAGATCCGAAGTTCCTGGCGGCCTATCGCACGGCCTATACCTCGATCTATGATCGCGGCGACTACGCCACCGCGATCCAGCAGCTCAAGGCGCTGAACCGCGAGGACGTCGCCGACGTTGCCAATCTGATCGGCTACTCCTATCGCAAGCTCGGCAACTACCAGGCCTCCAAGCAGTACTACGAGCAGGCCCTGGCGGATGATCCGAACCACGTGCGCACCTGGCAGTACTACGGCCTGTGGCAGCTCGAACAGGGCAACCGCGAGCAGGCCAAGTACCACCTCGACAAGGTCGCGCAGCTCGCCGGCACCAACAGCCCCGAATATCGCTCGCTGGCCGACGCGCTCGAGAAGCAGCCGGGCACCGGCCTCGTCTACTGA
- a CDS encoding serine hydrolase domain-containing protein produces MESWLGAALDYIRDWLAFQVAVSEQPGCIIAIAHRGEIVLEAAFGHANLDSGEKLTPRHRFRIASHTKAFTAAAIMRLREQKRLKLDDTVGQYVKDLHPDVAAATLNQLLSHTAGLIRDGKDSGQFTDGRSYLDKDELLAELKQPPAIDPNSRFKYSNHGYGLLGMVIEAITGEPYPAWLQREIMTPLALRESAPDMTLLGKSVPFARGHSRVVPVGRRVVIPGDNPTNAIMPAAGIVATAADTARFFAQLAPNAKKSLLSVASRREMVRRQWRVPQDVEEAYYGLALMSGTTAGFDWFGHGGGFQGYISRTSVIPARDITITVLTNAVDGWAPGWANGVKFILQAFATHGAPSRKTRDWTGRWWTLWGAVDLVPFGDKVMVANPVFINPFLDAARIEVTGRDTGRIVHAAGYASHGEAVRRVRTKSGVSEIWLAGARVRPERVVKAEMERKYPKGRRKKDS; encoded by the coding sequence GTGGAGTCCTGGCTTGGCGCAGCACTCGATTACATCAGGGATTGGCTGGCCTTTCAGGTCGCGGTCTCCGAGCAACCCGGCTGCATTATTGCGATCGCCCATCGCGGTGAGATCGTCCTGGAGGCGGCCTTCGGGCACGCCAATCTCGACAGCGGCGAGAAGCTGACGCCGCGGCACCGCTTCCGCATCGCTTCGCACACCAAGGCGTTCACCGCCGCCGCCATCATGCGCCTGCGCGAGCAGAAGCGGTTGAAGCTCGACGACACCGTCGGACAGTACGTCAAGGATCTGCATCCGGATGTCGCCGCGGCCACACTGAACCAGCTGCTGTCGCACACGGCAGGCCTGATCCGTGACGGCAAGGATTCCGGCCAGTTCACGGATGGCCGGTCCTATCTCGACAAGGACGAACTGCTGGCCGAGCTGAAGCAGCCGCCGGCGATCGATCCCAACAGCCGGTTCAAATATTCCAACCATGGCTACGGCCTGCTCGGCATGGTCATCGAGGCGATCACCGGCGAGCCCTACCCGGCCTGGCTGCAGCGCGAGATCATGACGCCGCTGGCTTTGCGAGAAAGCGCGCCCGACATGACGCTGCTCGGCAAGAGTGTCCCATTCGCGCGCGGCCATTCACGCGTCGTCCCCGTGGGCCGCCGGGTCGTGATTCCCGGCGACAATCCGACCAACGCGATCATGCCGGCAGCGGGCATCGTCGCGACCGCGGCCGACACCGCCCGCTTCTTCGCCCAGCTTGCCCCGAACGCGAAGAAGAGCCTGCTGTCGGTCGCTAGCCGGCGCGAGATGGTGCGCCGGCAATGGCGCGTGCCCCAGGACGTCGAAGAGGCCTATTACGGCCTGGCGCTCATGAGCGGGACAACGGCCGGCTTCGACTGGTTCGGCCATGGCGGCGGCTTCCAGGGCTACATCTCGCGGACGTCGGTCATTCCCGCCCGCGACATCACGATCACCGTGCTGACCAATGCCGTCGACGGCTGGGCACCCGGCTGGGCCAATGGCGTCAAGTTCATCCTGCAGGCCTTCGCCACCCACGGCGCGCCGTCGCGCAAGACGCGCGACTGGACCGGCCGCTGGTGGACGCTGTGGGGCGCCGTCGATCTCGTCCCGTTTGGTGACAAGGTCATGGTCGCCAATCCGGTATTCATCAACCCGTTCCTCGATGCCGCCCGCATCGAGGTGACCGGACGCGACACCGGGCGCATCGTGCACGCGGCCGGCTATGCCAGCCATGGTGAGGCGGTGCGGCGCGTGCGCACCAAGTCCGGCGTCAGCGAGATCTGGCTCGCCGGCGCACGGGTGCGGCCGGAGCGCGTGGTGAAGGCCGAGATGGAGCGGAAATATCCCAAGGGCCGGCGCAAGAAAGACTCATAG
- a CDS encoding S10 family serine carboxypeptidase-like protein, producing MAGMRSSVAWPRLMALTVTALLASPALHAEDAPPAAHDAAAPGSHRTGSAGNRAASPPGSASTAEQHKLPPDSTTTQKLELPGRTLSFTATAGSIRLFDDKSEPQADIAYTSYQLDGADRASRPVTFFFNGGPGASSAYLQLGNAGPWRIGIDAASVTPSSKLELMPNADTWLDFTDLVFIDPVGTGYSRFVATGDEVRKRFFSVDGDVRSLSLVVRRWLEKHDRLASPKFITAESYGGIRGPKIVNNLQHDQGIGISGLILLSPLMDFRDYSGSSLMQYVASLPSYAAVAKQMKGPVTRADLADVERYASGDFLLDLVKGEADTEATNRLADRVATLTGIDQVVSRRLAGRFDVSEFRREFDRKNGRITGRYDGSVLGIDPYPDSSRSRSSDPSGDVLTAPLTSAAVELTTRKLNWHPDGSYELLSGAVNRSWDFGKGTNPPESTGELRQILALDPKLKLLVGHGLFDLATPYYGSKILLDQLPAFARPPRVKLVVYPGGHMFYSRDDARKAFRGEAEALMKEGREEAR from the coding sequence ATGGCAGGGATGAGATCGTCCGTCGCGTGGCCGAGACTGATGGCTTTGACCGTGACGGCACTGCTCGCCAGCCCGGCCCTGCACGCCGAGGATGCGCCACCGGCGGCGCACGACGCCGCAGCGCCGGGCTCGCATCGCACCGGCTCGGCCGGAAATCGCGCCGCCAGCCCGCCCGGCTCAGCATCGACCGCCGAGCAGCACAAGTTGCCGCCGGACTCCACCACGACACAGAAGCTCGAACTGCCCGGCCGCACGCTGTCGTTCACGGCGACTGCCGGTTCGATCCGCCTGTTCGACGACAAGAGCGAGCCGCAGGCCGACATCGCCTACACTTCGTATCAGCTCGATGGCGCCGACCGCGCCAGCCGCCCGGTGACCTTCTTCTTCAACGGCGGGCCGGGTGCCTCGTCCGCCTATCTGCAGCTCGGCAATGCCGGTCCGTGGCGGATCGGAATCGACGCGGCCAGCGTGACGCCGTCGTCGAAGCTGGAGCTGATGCCGAATGCAGACACCTGGCTCGACTTTACCGATCTGGTGTTCATTGATCCCGTCGGGACCGGCTACAGCCGTTTCGTCGCAACCGGCGACGAGGTGCGCAAACGGTTCTTCTCGGTCGACGGCGACGTGCGTTCGCTGTCGCTCGTGGTGCGTCGCTGGCTGGAGAAGCACGACCGTCTCGCATCGCCCAAATTCATCACGGCCGAGAGCTATGGCGGCATTCGCGGTCCGAAGATCGTCAACAACCTGCAGCATGACCAGGGCATCGGCATCAGCGGCCTGATCCTGCTGTCGCCGCTGATGGACTTTCGCGACTATTCCGGCTCGAGCCTGATGCAATATGTCGCGAGCCTGCCGAGCTATGCGGCCGTCGCGAAGCAGATGAAGGGGCCGGTGACCCGCGCCGATCTTGCCGATGTCGAGCGTTACGCCAGCGGCGACTTCCTGCTCGATCTCGTCAAAGGCGAGGCCGATACGGAAGCCACCAATCGGCTCGCCGACAGGGTCGCGACCCTGACCGGCATCGACCAGGTGGTCAGCCGCAGGCTGGCCGGCCGCTTCGACGTCTCGGAGTTTCGCCGTGAGTTCGACCGCAAGAACGGCCGCATCACCGGGCGCTATGACGGCTCGGTGCTGGGCATCGATCCCTATCCGGATTCGAGCCGCTCGCGCAGCTCCGATCCATCCGGGGACGTGCTCACCGCGCCGTTGACCAGCGCCGCGGTCGAGCTGACGACACGCAAGCTGAACTGGCACCCCGACGGCTCCTATGAGCTGTTGAGCGGGGCGGTGAACCGGTCATGGGATTTCGGAAAGGGCACCAACCCGCCGGAGTCCACCGGCGAACTCCGGCAGATTCTCGCGCTCGATCCCAAGCTCAAACTCCTGGTCGGCCACGGCCTGTTCGATCTCGCCACGCCATATTACGGCTCGAAGATCCTGCTCGACCAATTGCCGGCCTTCGCGCGGCCGCCGCGGGTCAAGCTCGTGGTCTATCCGGGCGGCCACATGTTCTATTCCCGCGACGATGCGCGCAAAGCCTTCCGCGGCGAGGCCGAGGCGTTGATGAAGGAGGGCAGGGAGGAGGCCCGATGA
- a CDS encoding adenylate/guanylate cyclase domain-containing protein, producing the protein MAIGRRTRDALAVIAIALACAGLFVSPLFERGRGLSLDALTWLRFETFGNRHDAAASPAVVIAVDEESYQAPPFKGAPLLTWTGEIGRVLTAVLDGGAKVVGFDIVFQTSIEQSEIPLGDSTLGEKTRGFDRDFLRALAAAAAGGKVVLGEIFAEPPILPAPGQRIAVRQQQNLRPLNTYTDSDDVVRRHPLTLSVDGKAVPSMALELAGRATSTAPVIAADGVTLGAYKVPGSVPSTMTLNFAGGAQDIPTYSFADLRACALKGDKDYFRREFAGKVVLLGTVGIEDRRLTSKRFATRAEGARRPRCVLDERRISETFARSTIAGVYIHATAVNNLVRHDAITELGRPAIFAIAATIALLAALLARLLRPASAAAILAGLALLYTALATILFDHSYGLPLTEPLAAGVLALAATTGYRFMVTDKDRRLLQKSFAYYLAPHEIDRMLASRRLPQLGGETREVTVFFSDIEGFSRLAEQMTPEQLMALTNEYLSAMTDVIESHDGYVDKYIGDSVVAVFGAPLDDPDHARSAARAALDCKAKLAELNHSSTAFQGIKVAQRIGINSGAALVGNFGSQRRFNYSVMSDAVNVASRLEGANKFYGTTIIASESTVALAGTEFAWRELDTIRVKGREQSLNIYELHGRAAELTPEEQALLTSYATGLAHWRAGELPQAVDRFAQSALSDRPSHFFAERVKASLATGSLAWDPVRSLQEK; encoded by the coding sequence GTGGCGATCGGACGCCGGACGCGCGACGCGCTTGCCGTCATCGCCATCGCGCTGGCGTGCGCGGGCCTGTTCGTGTCGCCCCTCTTCGAGCGCGGCCGCGGCCTGTCGCTGGATGCGCTGACATGGCTACGCTTCGAGACCTTCGGCAACCGTCACGATGCAGCAGCGAGTCCGGCGGTGGTGATCGCGGTCGACGAGGAGAGCTACCAAGCGCCCCCCTTCAAGGGCGCGCCGCTGTTGACCTGGACCGGCGAGATCGGGCGCGTGCTGACGGCTGTCCTCGACGGCGGCGCCAAGGTGGTCGGCTTCGACATCGTGTTCCAGACTTCGATCGAGCAGTCGGAGATTCCGCTCGGCGACAGCACTCTCGGCGAGAAGACGCGCGGCTTCGATCGCGACTTCCTGCGTGCGCTCGCGGCCGCGGCCGCCGGCGGCAAGGTGGTGCTGGGCGAGATCTTTGCCGAGCCGCCGATCCTGCCCGCGCCCGGACAGCGCATCGCGGTGCGCCAGCAGCAGAACCTTCGTCCGCTCAACACCTATACCGACAGCGACGATGTCGTCCGCCGCCATCCGCTGACGCTGTCGGTCGACGGCAAGGCCGTTCCGAGCATGGCGCTGGAATTGGCGGGGCGCGCAACCAGCACCGCGCCGGTCATTGCCGCCGATGGCGTCACACTCGGTGCGTACAAGGTGCCCGGCAGCGTGCCGAGCACCATGACCCTGAATTTCGCCGGCGGCGCGCAGGACATTCCAACCTATTCGTTTGCCGACTTGCGCGCCTGCGCGCTCAAGGGCGACAAGGACTATTTTCGCCGCGAGTTCGCCGGCAAGGTCGTCCTGCTCGGCACCGTCGGGATCGAGGATCGGCGGCTCACCTCGAAGCGCTTCGCAACCCGCGCCGAGGGCGCGCGGCGGCCGCGCTGCGTTCTGGACGAGCGCAGGATCTCCGAGACGTTCGCCCGCAGCACCATTGCCGGCGTCTACATCCACGCCACGGCGGTGAACAATCTGGTTCGGCACGACGCGATCACCGAGCTCGGACGCCCAGCGATCTTCGCCATCGCCGCAACCATCGCCCTGCTGGCTGCGCTGCTCGCCCGATTGCTGCGCCCCGCCTCTGCAGCGGCAATCCTGGCAGGGCTCGCGCTGCTCTATACCGCGCTCGCCACCATCCTCTTCGACCATTCTTACGGGCTGCCCTTGACGGAGCCGCTCGCAGCCGGCGTGCTCGCGCTGGCTGCGACCACCGGCTATCGTTTCATGGTCACCGACAAGGACCGCAGGCTGCTGCAGAAGAGCTTTGCCTATTACCTCGCACCGCACGAGATCGACCGCATGCTCGCCTCGCGCCGGCTGCCGCAGCTCGGCGGCGAGACCCGCGAGGTCACCGTGTTCTTCTCCGACATCGAGGGCTTCTCGCGCCTCGCCGAGCAGATGACGCCGGAGCAGCTCATGGCGCTCACCAACGAATATCTCTCGGCCATGACCGACGTCATCGAAAGCCACGACGGCTATGTCGACAAATACATCGGCGACTCCGTGGTCGCCGTGTTCGGCGCTCCGCTCGACGATCCCGACCATGCGCGCAGCGCGGCGCGTGCGGCGCTCGACTGCAAGGCGAAGCTCGCCGAGCTCAACCATTCGTCGACGGCGTTCCAGGGCATCAAGGTGGCACAGCGCATCGGCATCAACAGCGGCGCCGCGCTGGTCGGCAATTTCGGTTCGCAACGCCGCTTCAACTACTCCGTCATGAGCGACGCCGTGAACGTGGCCTCGCGGCTGGAGGGCGCCAACAAATTCTACGGCACCACGATCATCGCCTCCGAGAGCACGGTGGCGCTCGCCGGCACCGAGTTTGCCTGGCGCGAGCTCGACACCATCCGGGTCAAGGGCCGCGAGCAGTCACTGAATATCTACGAGCTGCATGGCCGCGCAGCCGAGCTCACGCCGGAGGAACAGGCCCTCCTCACCAGCTATGCCACAGGCCTTGCGCACTGGCGCGCCGGCGAGCTTCCGCAAGCGGTCGACCGCTTCGCGCAAAGCGCACTGAGCGATCGGCCAAGCCACTTCTTCGCCGAACGCGTGAAAGCAAGCTTGGCGACCGGATCCCTGGCCTGGGACCCAGTGCGCAGCCTGCAGGAAAAATGA